A stretch of Pirellulales bacterium DNA encodes these proteins:
- a CDS encoding DUF1559 domain-containing protein, with product MCCRYSRLRARWNLAQRGFTLVELLVVIAIIGVLIALLLPAIQAAREAARRSQCVNNMKQIGLGFLNYESTRRHFPPGVHKPAGVKSDKGALSWTVWHLPYIEQQAVYDRIDFKFDVREAPNNMLDQTGPTNAIINTYLCPSTARRQQFRGEDNRIYGLSPSPGDGMACIDYMGIRGPDWDVINPVSGVSYGTEGSNGLSSLKLDRGVLQYLESGGLCLFPHQSCSSAKVSFREITDGSSNTMIVAESTGKGTEEEFGGADKPNRIKKDELSGAWASPKNLSRIQIDPTRPIAGQRYSAINPPENIQFSYEEMFSDHPGGVNALMCDGSVHFLSNDTDHYVYYALSSRDGGEIIDAGAF from the coding sequence ATGTGTTGCCGTTACTCGCGACTTCGCGCCCGCTGGAACCTTGCTCAGCGCGGCTTTACGCTTGTGGAGTTGTTGGTCGTGATCGCGATCATCGGGGTGCTGATTGCGCTGCTTCTGCCGGCGATCCAAGCGGCTCGCGAAGCCGCCCGCAGGTCGCAGTGCGTCAACAACATGAAGCAGATCGGCCTGGGGTTTCTGAACTACGAAAGCACGCGGCGGCACTTTCCCCCTGGGGTCCATAAGCCCGCCGGCGTGAAGAGCGACAAGGGCGCCTTGTCGTGGACCGTGTGGCATCTGCCGTACATCGAACAGCAAGCCGTTTATGATCGGATCGACTTTAAGTTCGACGTCCGCGAGGCGCCGAACAACATGCTCGACCAAACGGGCCCGACCAACGCGATCATCAACACGTATCTGTGCCCAAGCACGGCTCGTCGGCAGCAATTTCGCGGGGAAGACAATCGAATCTACGGCCTGAGCCCCAGCCCCGGCGACGGCATGGCGTGCATCGATTACATGGGGATCCGCGGCCCGGACTGGGACGTTATCAACCCCGTCTCGGGCGTCTCGTACGGCACCGAGGGGAGCAACGGGCTGAGCTCTCTGAAGCTTGATCGCGGAGTCCTGCAATATCTCGAATCGGGCGGTCTGTGCCTCTTCCCCCACCAGTCGTGTTCGTCTGCGAAAGTGAGTTTTCGCGAAATCACGGACGGTTCGAGCAATACGATGATCGTCGCTGAATCGACAGGCAAGGGAACCGAGGAAGAATTCGGCGGCGCCGACAAGCCAAACCGCATCAAGAAGGACGAGTTGTCCGGCGCCTGGGCGAGCCCCAAGAACCTAAGCCGGATTCAGATCGACCCCACGCGCCCCATCGCTGGCCAGCGGTACTCGGCGATCAATCCCCCGGAGAATATCCAATTCTCTTACGAAGAAATGTTCTCCGACCACCCGGGGGGCGTCAACGCGCTCATGTGCGACGGGTCGGTCCATTTCCTGAGCAACGACACCGATCACTACGTGTACTATGCCCTCTCCTCGCGCGACGGCGGCGAGATCATCGACGCCGGGGCGTTCTAG
- a CDS encoding lamin tail domain-containing protein encodes MSQSRKSWIALTAVAASALVALAGTARAAVIISEVSPWSSGNSPYQADWFELTNTGAAAVDITGWKMDDNSFNIANAVGLRGVASLAPGQSAVFVESVAASDPTAALIDAVVQGDFIDFWFGGSAPAGFAIGAYGGSGTGLGTGGDGVVIFDASDVEVTRVSFGASTSGFTFDNAAGINGAISQLSAVGVNGAFHVANEVGSPGTIGGVIPEPASFALAGLGALAFAALRRRK; translated from the coding sequence ATGTCTCAATCGCGCAAGTCTTGGATCGCGCTGACCGCCGTGGCGGCGAGCGCGCTGGTCGCTCTCGCCGGCACGGCTCGGGCGGCGGTGATCATCTCGGAAGTCAGCCCCTGGTCGAGCGGCAACAGTCCTTATCAGGCCGACTGGTTTGAACTGACCAACACCGGCGCCGCCGCGGTGGACATCACCGGTTGGAAGATGGACGACAACTCGTTCAACATTGCCAACGCGGTGGGCCTGCGCGGGGTCGCCTCTCTGGCGCCCGGCCAGTCGGCCGTATTCGTCGAAAGCGTGGCCGCCTCGGACCCGACGGCGGCGCTCATCGACGCTGTCGTTCAAGGCGACTTCATCGACTTCTGGTTCGGCGGCAGCGCCCCGGCCGGCTTCGCCATTGGCGCCTACGGCGGCTCGGGGACCGGGCTCGGCACGGGGGGCGACGGCGTCGTGATCTTCGACGCCAGCGACGTCGAAGTGACCCGCGTCAGCTTTGGCGCCTCGACCAGCGGATTCACCTTTGACAACGCCGCCGGGATCAACGGCGCCATCAGCCAGCTCAGTGCCGTCGGCGTCAACGGCGCCTTTCACGTCGCCAATGAGGTCGGCTCCCCCGGGACTATCGGCGGGGTCATTCCCGAGCCGGCGTCGTTCGCTCTGGCGGGACTCGGCGCCCTGGCGTTCGCCGCGCTGCGTCGCCGTAAGTAG
- a CDS encoding DUF1559 domain-containing protein: MAASSFALSWIWLFLLSGAGAVPMGGSPLPADPVLSAIAPEECLLYAAYAGQQAASAESSNQTEQLFAEPQVQRFFAEVESQVMKAVRKNVGPAPQQQALLQNLPPLLTLLVTRPSALYVEEVSPAPGGVTVEAGVVISAGDQRAAVEKAVANLLAAAGPQAPQFVEESLAGLTWRRAALPPQAPPLRWAWKGNYLLLAVGPQTPAKLVERMEGDAPQWLDKGRAAHREVERELSFMRLDVAGILNRVQPIVAQQNPEAWPIAERLGLTSIRELTARNGYDGSGCISSTLLNTGGQRPGVLALMPHEPLQEQDLAPVPRDALLAMAVRLNPSQLWDDVMGMVVQFHPEAEAEADRGLMDVKNRVGIDVRKDIVDSLGDAWIVYLPGGDLMSSWLNAAVAVRVKDPQRLDRAMTKLCVMARTAVPEDEAALVESRVGNHTLYTVQFLRNPAPISPAWCVSDEWFVAGLLPQAVRSVVERQPAESLAAAPSVAAALSAEGGAAVLGYQDTQRLVQSFYPWLQAFAQMAAGQLRKEGIEIDPSIVPTMDVIARHMRPSVSTWSFDGDGFRSVARGSLPTGGGPAAVGFGTGLLLPAVQAARDAARWQADLNNMKQISLGILNYESAFRTMPQDIVAEDGTPLLSWRVAILPFVEEQALYEQLRRDEPWNSPHNAQVLAAAGTPAVYQSNSDPSPPGTTRFLGLKGPGTIFEGARKLTFAGIRDGTSQTVAFVQVEPGAAIEWAKPADLPFDPAQPKRGLSDPRGFAAAWCDGSVRRVAATIADEVLVKLSTRAGGELIEWDSIPSP; encoded by the coding sequence ATGGCCGCCTCGAGCTTCGCCCTGAGTTGGATTTGGCTGTTTCTGCTGAGCGGCGCCGGCGCAGTGCCGATGGGGGGATCGCCGTTGCCGGCCGATCCCGTGCTCTCGGCGATCGCCCCGGAAGAGTGCCTACTGTACGCCGCGTACGCCGGGCAGCAAGCCGCCAGCGCCGAGAGCTCGAACCAAACCGAGCAGTTGTTCGCCGAGCCGCAAGTGCAGCGGTTCTTCGCCGAGGTTGAGTCGCAGGTCATGAAGGCCGTGCGCAAGAACGTCGGTCCGGCCCCGCAGCAGCAGGCGTTGCTGCAGAACCTGCCTCCGTTGTTGACGTTGCTGGTGACTCGACCGTCGGCGCTCTACGTCGAGGAGGTCAGCCCGGCGCCTGGCGGGGTGACGGTCGAAGCGGGGGTCGTGATCAGCGCGGGCGACCAGCGCGCGGCGGTCGAGAAGGCCGTCGCCAATCTACTGGCGGCCGCAGGGCCGCAGGCGCCGCAGTTCGTCGAGGAGAGCCTCGCCGGGCTCACATGGCGTCGCGCCGCCCTGCCCCCCCAAGCGCCCCCGCTGCGGTGGGCGTGGAAGGGGAATTACCTGTTGCTGGCCGTCGGCCCGCAAACTCCCGCGAAGCTCGTCGAGCGGATGGAGGGCGACGCCCCTCAGTGGCTCGACAAGGGGCGCGCCGCCCATCGCGAAGTCGAGCGCGAGTTGTCGTTCATGCGTCTCGACGTGGCCGGGATTCTCAACCGGGTGCAGCCGATCGTCGCCCAGCAGAATCCTGAAGCGTGGCCGATCGCCGAACGCCTGGGACTGACCAGCATTCGCGAGCTTACGGCTCGCAACGGCTACGACGGTTCGGGATGCATTTCCTCGACGCTGCTGAACACCGGCGGTCAGCGCCCGGGAGTTCTGGCGCTGATGCCGCACGAGCCGCTCCAGGAACAGGACCTTGCCCCCGTGCCGCGCGATGCGCTGCTGGCCATGGCCGTCCGGCTCAATCCGAGCCAACTGTGGGACGACGTCATGGGAATGGTGGTTCAGTTTCACCCCGAGGCCGAGGCGGAAGCGGACCGCGGGTTGATGGACGTGAAGAACCGCGTGGGGATCGACGTGCGGAAGGACATCGTCGATTCGCTCGGCGACGCCTGGATCGTCTATCTCCCCGGCGGAGATCTGATGTCGTCGTGGCTGAACGCCGCGGTTGCGGTGCGGGTGAAAGATCCCCAGCGGCTTGATCGGGCGATGACCAAGCTGTGCGTCATGGCACGTACCGCCGTTCCCGAGGACGAAGCGGCGCTCGTCGAGAGCCGCGTCGGCAATCACACCCTGTACACGGTGCAATTCTTGCGCAACCCGGCGCCGATCTCTCCGGCGTGGTGCGTCAGCGACGAGTGGTTCGTGGCGGGGCTCCTGCCGCAGGCGGTCCGTTCGGTGGTCGAGCGGCAGCCGGCCGAGTCGCTTGCCGCGGCCCCGAGCGTAGCCGCGGCCTTGTCCGCCGAGGGGGGGGCGGCCGTGCTGGGCTATCAGGACACGCAACGATTGGTGCAATCGTTCTACCCCTGGCTGCAGGCGTTCGCCCAGATGGCCGCCGGGCAACTGCGCAAGGAGGGGATCGAGATCGATCCCTCGATCGTGCCGACGATGGACGTCATCGCCCGGCATATGCGGCCGAGCGTGTCGACGTGGTCGTTCGACGGCGACGGGTTCCGCTCGGTCGCGCGGGGTTCGCTGCCCACAGGGGGCGGGCCGGCCGCCGTAGGATTTGGAACCGGCCTGTTGTTGCCGGCGGTGCAAGCGGCCCGCGACGCCGCTCGCTGGCAGGCCGACCTGAACAACATGAAGCAGATCAGCCTGGGAATTCTTAACTACGAGTCAGCTTTCAGGACAATGCCGCAGGACATTGTCGCCGAAGACGGCACGCCGCTGTTGAGTTGGCGGGTCGCGATCTTGCCGTTCGTGGAGGAGCAGGCGCTTTACGAGCAACTGCGCCGCGACGAGCCGTGGAACAGCCCTCACAACGCCCAGGTCCTGGCGGCGGCGGGGACGCCGGCGGTGTATCAGTCGAACAGTGACCCGTCGCCCCCCGGCACGACGCGGTTCTTGGGGCTCAAGGGGCCGGGGACAATTTTCGAGGGGGCGAGGAAGCTCACGTTCGCGGGCATTCGCGACGGCACGTCGCAAACCGTGGCGTTCGTCCAGGTCGAACCGGGGGCGGCGATCGAGTGGGCCAAACCGGCTGACCTGCCTTTCGACCCCGCGCAGCCGAAGCGCGGTCTCAGCGACCCCCGCGGGTTTGCCGCCGCGTGGTGCGACGGCAGCGTGCGTAGGGTTGCGGCCACGATTGCCGACGAGGTATTGGTCAAACTGTCGACTCGCGCCGGGGGCGAGTTGATCGAGTGGGATTCAATCCCCTCGCCATGA
- a CDS encoding DUF1207 domain-containing protein, which produces MRLTFPRLLLATLALAPACCIATTAAAQTEALASPRSAESIAEGIQLGPLDAESASIDSSVVTTGALFALRDDVPLSVGGPHLQLLPQGLIYRTYLAGVKESRFGGVWNYDNGNGRILDVTLGGQAPLLRYGSLSGTRPEGWQIGLEGAGQVRLDRDEESDVEATDYRFGVPITWGDAIHQTKFAFYHLSSHLGDEFLLKQPTFPRLNYSQNVLVYGHSLYPVDNWRVYGEVGFGVADEIAKPWQFQFGLEWAPEHMTGFRGAPFFAANAHLREEVDFGGSLTAQTGWAWRSSEASGLLRLGLQYYTGKNEQFSLYDDSEQKAGFGIWYDY; this is translated from the coding sequence ATGCGCCTGACCTTCCCCCGGCTCCTGCTAGCCACGCTGGCGCTGGCGCCCGCGTGCTGCATCGCGACGACGGCGGCGGCCCAGACGGAGGCGCTTGCGTCGCCGCGCTCAGCCGAGTCGATCGCCGAGGGCATTCAACTGGGCCCCCTCGACGCCGAATCGGCGTCGATCGATTCCAGCGTCGTCACGACCGGGGCGTTGTTCGCCCTGCGCGACGACGTGCCGCTGTCAGTCGGCGGCCCGCACCTGCAGCTCTTGCCGCAGGGCTTGATCTACCGCACGTACCTGGCCGGCGTGAAGGAATCGCGGTTCGGCGGGGTGTGGAACTACGACAACGGCAACGGGCGGATCTTGGACGTCACCCTTGGCGGGCAGGCCCCGCTCTTGCGGTACGGCTCCCTGAGCGGCACGCGCCCCGAGGGATGGCAAATCGGCCTGGAGGGCGCCGGCCAGGTGCGGCTCGACCGCGACGAGGAGTCCGACGTCGAGGCGACCGACTACCGCTTCGGCGTGCCGATCACCTGGGGCGACGCGATCCACCAGACGAAGTTCGCGTTCTACCACCTCAGCTCCCACCTGGGGGACGAGTTCCTGCTGAAGCAGCCGACCTTCCCGCGGCTCAACTACAGCCAGAACGTGCTCGTCTACGGGCATTCGCTGTACCCGGTCGACAATTGGCGCGTCTACGGCGAAGTCGGCTTCGGGGTCGCGGACGAGATCGCCAAGCCGTGGCAGTTTCAGTTCGGGCTGGAGTGGGCGCCCGAGCACATGACCGGCTTCCGCGGGGCGCCGTTCTTCGCGGCGAACGCCCACCTGCGCGAGGAAGTCGACTTCGGCGGCAGCCTCACCGCTCAAACCGGTTGGGCGTGGCGCAGCAGCGAAGCGTCGGGCCTGCTGCGCCTCGGGCTGCAGTACTACACCGGCAAGAACGAGCAGTTCTCGCTGTACGACGACAGCGAACAGAAGGCCGGCTTCGGCATCTGGTACGACTACTGA
- a CDS encoding fumarylacetoacetate hydrolase family protein: MRFVHHYAADDCRAAGIVARDGVEMLVDLSAADPALPATIDELLCRGDEGMAAAARAIQQYRGPAAPLADARLGPPVVAPQKILCVGLNYADHAAETGAKVGDEPVIFNKLPTTLRGPGDPIELPPESSEVDYEAELVVVIGRPCRRVAQVEAMNHVAGYACGHDVSARDWQKGKPGKQWLLGKSFDSFAPLGPWLATRDEIPNPGELPIQMRLNGQVMQDSNTRQLIFPIDYLVSYLSHVCTLLPGDLIYTGTPPGVGMARTPPVFLQPGDVAEVDIAGLGVLKNPVVAAH, from the coding sequence ATGCGATTTGTTCATCACTACGCCGCCGACGACTGCCGGGCCGCGGGAATTGTCGCTCGCGACGGCGTGGAAATGCTCGTCGACCTCTCCGCGGCTGATCCCGCGCTCCCCGCGACGATTGACGAGCTGCTCTGCCGTGGCGACGAAGGCATGGCTGCGGCGGCCCGCGCCATCCAGCAGTATCGTGGCCCCGCAGCGCCCCTGGCCGACGCTCGGCTCGGCCCCCCCGTGGTCGCTCCGCAAAAGATTCTGTGCGTAGGACTCAACTACGCCGATCACGCCGCCGAGACGGGCGCCAAGGTGGGCGACGAACCGGTGATCTTCAACAAGCTGCCGACGACGCTCCGCGGTCCGGGCGATCCGATCGAGCTGCCCCCCGAATCGTCGGAGGTCGACTACGAAGCGGAACTGGTCGTGGTGATCGGCCGTCCTTGCCGGCGCGTTGCGCAGGTCGAGGCGATGAACCATGTCGCCGGGTACGCCTGCGGGCACGACGTTTCGGCTCGTGATTGGCAGAAAGGGAAGCCGGGCAAGCAGTGGCTGCTCGGCAAGTCGTTCGACAGCTTCGCTCCCCTGGGCCCCTGGCTGGCGACGAGGGACGAAATCCCCAACCCGGGCGAACTGCCGATCCAGATGCGACTGAACGGCCAAGTGATGCAGGACTCGAACACGCGGCAACTGATCTTTCCGATCGATTACCTCGTGTCATACCTGTCGCACGTTTGCACGCTGCTGCCTGGCGACCTGATCTACACGGGGACCCCGCCGGGAGTCGGCATGGCTCGGACCCCGCCGGTCTTCCTGCAACCGGGCGACGTCGCCGAAGTGGACATCGCCGGCCTCGGCGTCCTGAAGAACCCGGTCGTCGCGGCTCACTGA
- a CDS encoding diguanylate cyclase — MSLRIAAMSQQLPVHPLAEGASAPPASPVHDETERRRRAAESRVEEISSLLSALEQATLAATKQASEQASVESAAPPVLNPLPAAAPPVAEVPSPTHAAGMTFTSPENKLVLGRLGLASSLFTALRHRHAATADHSLRVALGCSAWASYKQLDAQTRDVLELAALLHDVGSIGLPDSLLSAHLATTPADLAQRAALRRATAAEILAGCACPARVIDVIRHVDAAFNSDNGDLHASGDGIPLEARMIAVVDAYDALTASAHNGSLSRDEALAELTRRGGMQLDPILVTQFSDVLTQGSANLTDEVVARWLSTATAYPWHVDCEKPTGTTAEPAPAMLAGPSMFEQKLIDAMHDGVVFVDAQRRIILWSKGSERLTGVSAGAAASRRFVPSLLDMCNSGGRRVTDDACPVARAINSNSQIRQRMQILGRGGKHVAIDLHAIPVLGKDHSLIGATVLLHDAQPEATLEEKCQALHAKATKDPMTKVANRAEFDRMQLLFMEAHEQADQPCSLIMTDIDHFKSINDTYGHQSGDEAIIAIANLLKEMCRSGDLVARYGGEEFAVLCADCTMDDAARRADQIRRKLSETPLSFLGNRRLTASFGVTQQQPGDTPEAMLRRADLALYTAKEKGRNQVVKMGDGMEETPTKRRWWSFGSFRPAPLITTKLTCEVPKNVALEMLRGFITDMQARIVWSREDQLEIEVSSDKVGRNRRGDDRPALFRVQIDVSETRRERTNGVGLARGSYLQCVLAITIRSKRNRNRRQLEMADRARLILQSLKGYLMAAESEGDSADEASSS, encoded by the coding sequence GTGTCGCTCCGCATTGCCGCCATGAGCCAGCAGCTCCCCGTTCATCCGCTTGCCGAGGGCGCTTCCGCGCCGCCGGCCTCGCCGGTCCACGACGAAACGGAACGCCGTCGTCGGGCCGCCGAATCGCGCGTGGAAGAGATCAGCTCGCTGCTCAGCGCGCTGGAGCAGGCGACTCTCGCCGCGACCAAGCAGGCGAGCGAGCAGGCCTCAGTCGAATCGGCGGCGCCGCCGGTCTTGAATCCGCTGCCAGCGGCGGCTCCCCCCGTCGCCGAAGTCCCGTCGCCGACTCACGCGGCCGGGATGACGTTCACGTCTCCCGAGAACAAGCTCGTCTTGGGCCGGTTGGGACTGGCGAGCAGCTTGTTCACTGCCTTGCGCCACCGCCACGCGGCGACCGCCGACCACAGCCTGCGCGTCGCGTTGGGTTGCAGCGCATGGGCGTCGTACAAACAGTTGGACGCGCAAACCCGCGACGTTCTGGAACTCGCTGCGCTGCTGCACGACGTGGGGTCGATCGGGCTCCCCGACTCGTTGCTCTCCGCTCATCTGGCGACGACGCCTGCCGACCTTGCTCAACGGGCCGCGCTGCGGCGGGCGACGGCGGCCGAAATTCTGGCCGGCTGCGCTTGCCCGGCGCGCGTGATCGACGTCATCCGCCACGTCGACGCCGCTTTCAACAGCGACAACGGCGACTTGCACGCTTCGGGGGACGGCATCCCGCTCGAGGCCCGCATGATTGCGGTCGTCGACGCGTACGACGCATTGACGGCGAGCGCACACAACGGGTCGCTGTCGCGCGACGAGGCGCTTGCCGAGTTGACCCGCCGGGGCGGAATGCAGCTCGACCCGATCCTGGTGACTCAGTTCAGCGACGTGTTGACGCAGGGGTCGGCCAACCTGACCGACGAGGTGGTCGCCCGCTGGCTCAGCACGGCGACGGCGTACCCCTGGCACGTCGACTGCGAAAAGCCGACCGGCACGACGGCCGAACCCGCCCCCGCGATGCTGGCCGGACCGTCGATGTTCGAGCAAAAACTGATCGACGCGATGCACGACGGCGTCGTGTTCGTCGACGCCCAGCGGCGGATCATCCTGTGGAGCAAGGGTTCGGAACGCCTCACCGGCGTCAGCGCCGGCGCCGCGGCGAGTCGACGGTTCGTTCCCAGCCTGCTCGACATGTGCAACAGCGGCGGCCGGCGCGTGACCGACGACGCGTGTCCCGTCGCACGGGCGATCAATTCGAATTCGCAAATCCGGCAGCGGATGCAGATTCTCGGTCGCGGCGGCAAGCACGTGGCGATCGATCTGCACGCGATCCCGGTGCTGGGGAAGGACCACTCGCTGATCGGCGCCACGGTGCTGCTGCACGACGCTCAGCCCGAGGCGACGCTCGAGGAGAAGTGCCAAGCCCTGCACGCCAAGGCGACCAAGGACCCGATGACCAAGGTCGCCAATCGGGCTGAATTCGACCGCATGCAACTGTTGTTCATGGAGGCGCACGAGCAGGCCGACCAGCCGTGCAGCCTGATCATGACCGACATCGACCACTTCAAGAGCATAAACGACACCTACGGTCATCAATCGGGAGACGAAGCGATCATCGCGATCGCCAATCTGCTGAAGGAGATGTGCCGCTCGGGCGATCTGGTGGCGCGCTACGGGGGCGAAGAATTCGCCGTCCTGTGCGCCGACTGCACGATGGACGACGCCGCCCGTCGGGCGGATCAAATCCGCCGCAAATTGTCCGAAACGCCGTTGTCGTTCCTCGGCAACCGGCGCCTTACGGCGAGCTTCGGCGTCACGCAACAACAACCGGGCGACACGCCCGAGGCGATGCTCCGCCGGGCCGACCTGGCGCTCTACACGGCCAAAGAGAAGGGCCGCAATCAAGTCGTCAAAATGGGGGACGGTATGGAAGAAACGCCGACCAAGCGCCGATGGTGGAGTTTCGGTTCGTTTCGCCCCGCGCCGTTGATCACGACCAAGCTCACGTGCGAAGTGCCGAAGAACGTCGCGCTGGAGATGCTGCGCGGATTCATCACCGACATGCAGGCCCGCATCGTCTGGAGCCGCGAGGACCAGCTTGAAATCGAAGTCTCCAGCGACAAGGTCGGCCGCAATCGTCGCGGAGACGATCGTCCGGCGTTGTTTCGCGTGCAAATCGACGTCTCGGAGACTCGCCGCGAGCGCACCAACGGCGTCGGCCTCGCCAGAGGATCGTACTTGCAGTGCGTGCTCGCGATCACGATTCGATCGAAACGCAATCGCAATCGACGCCAGTTGGAGATGGCCGACCGCGCCCGACTGATTCTGCAAAGCCTCAAGGGATACCTGATGGCCGCCGAAAGCGAAGGCGACTCCGCCGACGAGGCGTCCTCCTCGTAA
- a CDS encoding superoxide dismutase has translation MAYALPPLPYAFDALEPHIDAQTMEIHHGKHHNTYVTKLNDALAGAGVAEQSIEDLCRNIESVPENIRGAVRNNGGGHANHSLFWTIMSGSGGGTPSGALAAAIEAELGGFEAFKKAFSDAAVGRFGSGWSWLSVTPAGKLVVESTPNQDNPYMTGNTPILGLDVWEHAYYLKYQNRRPDYITAFFNVIDWNAVGERYAQAKG, from the coding sequence ATGGCCTACGCGCTCCCCCCCCTCCCTTACGCCTTTGACGCCCTTGAGCCGCACATCGACGCCCAGACGATGGAAATCCATCACGGCAAGCATCACAACACGTATGTGACGAAGCTGAACGATGCGCTGGCTGGCGCGGGAGTCGCCGAGCAGTCGATCGAGGACCTGTGCCGCAACATCGAGTCGGTCCCCGAGAACATCCGCGGCGCCGTGCGTAACAATGGCGGCGGGCATGCGAACCATTCGCTGTTTTGGACGATCATGAGCGGCAGCGGCGGCGGAACCCCGAGCGGCGCTCTGGCTGCGGCGATCGAAGCCGAGTTAGGCGGATTCGAGGCCTTCAAGAAGGCCTTCAGCGACGCAGCGGTCGGCCGCTTCGGAAGCGGCTGGTCCTGGCTCAGCGTCACCCCTGCGGGCAAGCTGGTCGTCGAGAGCACGCCGAACCAAGACAACCCCTACATGACCGGCAACACGCCGATCCTGGGGCTCGACGTCTGGGAGCACGCGTACTATCTGAAGTACCAGAACCGACGGCCCGACTATATCACGGCGTTTTTCAACGTGATCGACTGGAACGCCGTCGGCGAGCGGTATGCGCAGGCGAAGGGCTGA
- a CDS encoding GGDEF domain-containing protein: MQGLLLDTTAIASIALIGYMFGRRVGSRAGQVKSDLAAEFDHAVDIADELQRVVGGLRREIARHQGDVASFRKRVRALPGAGDSAAWRALGEQAERLLAPTLRLASLLSTAYDDVRKQSAQLMAFADTRFDASTGVYNRRAMDEQLAVLMSQNPALPGQHFCVAVISATAHGEEADEGDESALAKLARLLKSCARDTDFVARYSGDELAVLMPRTSLSGATVFCERVLRRTQEELGLSVWLGTASAQPGDEAGEKLLSRAESSLYSARTVPEACIFKHDGKVIRRHAATAANAVPQSVFESDPADSATTA; this comes from the coding sequence ATGCAAGGCTTGCTGCTCGACACCACGGCGATCGCGTCGATCGCACTGATCGGCTACATGTTCGGCCGGCGCGTCGGTTCGCGGGCCGGGCAGGTCAAGTCGGACCTTGCGGCCGAGTTCGATCACGCCGTCGACATCGCCGACGAACTGCAGCGAGTCGTCGGCGGCTTGCGCCGGGAAATCGCTCGGCACCAGGGCGACGTGGCGAGCTTTCGCAAGCGGGTTCGCGCCCTTCCCGGCGCCGGCGATTCGGCGGCGTGGCGTGCGCTCGGCGAGCAAGCCGAACGGTTGCTCGCTCCCACGTTGCGGCTGGCGTCGCTGCTCTCCACGGCGTACGACGACGTCCGCAAACAGTCGGCCCAGTTGATGGCGTTCGCCGACACGCGGTTCGACGCCAGCACCGGCGTCTACAACCGGCGGGCGATGGACGAGCAATTGGCGGTCCTCATGTCGCAGAACCCGGCGCTGCCCGGGCAACACTTCTGCGTCGCCGTGATCTCGGCCACGGCGCACGGCGAGGAGGCCGACGAGGGAGACGAGTCCGCGCTGGCCAAGCTGGCTCGGCTGCTGAAGAGCTGTGCCCGGGACACCGATTTTGTCGCTCGTTACAGCGGCGACGAGTTGGCCGTGCTGATGCCGCGCACGTCGCTCTCCGGGGCGACCGTGTTTTGCGAGCGGGTGCTGCGTCGCACGCAGGAGGAGTTGGGGCTCTCGGTCTGGTTGGGAACAGCCTCGGCTCAGCCCGGCGACGAAGCGGGCGAGAAACTCCTCTCCCGAGCCGAGTCCTCGCTGTACAGCGCCCGCACTGTCCCCGAGGCCTGCATCTTCAAGCACGACGGCAAAGTCATCCGCCGCCACGCCGCGACCGCGGCAAACGCCGTCCCGCAGAGCGTCTTCGAGTCCGATCCGGCCGACTCCGCGACCACGGCGTAG